One window from the genome of Cryptomeria japonica chromosome 6, Sugi_1.0, whole genome shotgun sequence encodes:
- the LOC131876591 gene encoding uncharacterized protein LOC131876591 encodes MGVATNNETKDLAMVRGIKFCVDQGYSKVEIEGDSQIVINAVIKQTTPNWKLQQYLDDIKQNLNRIQQYKITHVYREANRAADQLANEGIIVGKRVEVIKLDVWNGEINEIVKEDYDTFRKKRKKGIR; translated from the coding sequence ATGGGTGTAGCTACCAATAATGAGACAAAAGATTTGGCTATGGTTAGGGGTATCAAATTTTGTGTTGACCAAGGATATAGCAAggtggaaattgaaggtgattcacaGATAGTTATTAATGCAGTCATAAAACAAACAACACCAAATTGGAAGTTACAACAATATTTGGATgacataaaacaaaatttaaatcgAATACAACAGTACAAGATAACTCATGTTTATCGTGAAGCAAACAGAGCTGCGGATCAGCTGGCAAATGAAGGGATCATTGTGGGAAAAAGGGTAGAGGTAATCAAATTGGATGTATGGAATGGAGAAATTAACGAGATTGTGAAAGAGGATTATGATACTTttagaaaaaagagaaagaaaggaatcAGATAG